CTGGAAACTCACCAAGGACGACAAGTCCTACGGCGTCGCCCAGCGTCGTCTCACAGGCCACTCTCACTTCGTCGAAGACGTGGTCCTCTCCTCCGACGGGCAGTTCGCTCTCTCCGGAAGCTGGGACGGCGAGCTCCGTCTCTGGGACCTAGCCACCGGTGTCTCCACCCGCAGATTCGTGGGACACACGAAAGACGTCCTCTCCGTGGCCTTCTCTGTCGACAACCGTCAGATCGTGTCGGCCTCTCGTGACCGTACGATCAAGCTCTGGAACACGCTTGGGGAGTGTAAGTACACGATCTCTGAAGCTGATGGGCACAAGGATTGGATTAGCTGTGTGAGGTTTAGCCCCAACACGCTTGTGCCCACCATTGTGTCCGCTTCGTGGGATAAGACTGTGAAAGTGTGGAATCTTCAGAACTGTAAGCTGAAGAGCTCTCTTGCTGGGCACTTGGGTTACCTCAACACTGTGGCTGTGTCGCCTGATGGTTCGTTGTGTGCTAGTGGTGGGAAAGATGGTGTCATCTTGTTGTGGGATTTGGCTGAGGGGAAGAAGCTGTACTCGCTTGAGGGTGGATCGATTATTCACTCGCTTTGCTTTAGTCCGAATAGGTACTGGCTGTGTGCTGCGACTGAGAGCAGTATTAAGATCTGGGATCTTGAGAGTAAGACGGTTGTTGATGAGTTGAAGGTTGACCTTAAGGCGGAGGCTGAGAAGGATGGTGGTGCCGGAACTGGTAACCAGAAGAAGGTAATGCCGTTATTCTTACAATTCTTGGACTCTTTCTAATGAAAAGTTTTAACTTTGGTTTGATTAGTTTACCGAATACATCAAAACTAGTGGCGAAAGTATACTGGGTTTATAGTTAATTAATAAAAGTTTGATACTTTGGTTAGAAATGAATCATTTTCCGTTTTGCTTAATTTTTCTCTTTGATTCATGGGATTGATGATGTTTTCTGGATTCCAAAATGGTACAGGTGAACTACTGCACAAGCTTGAACTGGAGTGCAGATGGAAGCACACTGTTCAGTGGTTACACTGATGGAGTTGTCAGGGTCTGGGGTATTGGTCGTTACTAGAGACTATAAGAAGAAGATGGATGTTACCAAATCTTCTGTCgtgtttttgaagttttcttaTGTATTACTACCCCACCAAGAACCTCTATTTTCGTTTAATTCCAGAAAAGAAAACTAAGTCCGAATGTTTACCCTTTGATAGTTTGATTACTATTCACATGCATGATCGTAGAATTGGTTTGAGGTTCTATCTTCTCGCGTTAACAGTAACTTTTGGCTTTATCCTTCATACACGACGTCATAGTAAACCAGCAAGGTGTTTCTTCGAAATCTTTAGttagttgttaaaaaaaaagggtatagatatcatagtttttatttaagcaaaaaaaaacgtgttcaTTTCTTAAAGAATTATatctttccaaaattttaactattgactttttttcattgaatctctTTCATCACAGAAAAGTTGTATATTTTCAAAAGCTTAATCATTGAACTCTTTTCTAATAGATACATGTTTATTCATTGAAGAGTTATATCTTTTTAGAATATTAACAGTCAAATCACGTACGTAGCTTTAGCAAAATGGTAATAGCCCTGTTTTTTTTATAGCCGCTGCGGCCGGCGGTAGCGACAAAAAATAACATTTGGGTGGAGACAAGATGATCGATTTTGAAAGTGAATTAAACTACCGGAGCTTGCCGCAGCGACTAAAAATGAAGACGCTGCTATCGCTGATATTTCCAGCGTCTAATTTTGTTATTGCGTCTAACCGCGTGGCTGAAAAAGTATGCTTGTCTTGTGTTAACGGCGCTGCATTTCCGATGGTGAGGATGTACTTTTCAGTTACTGACGCTGGTCCCCAGCGTTCGTAAAAAGAACAATATCAATATAGCAAGGTCGGTTAGTTTTTCGTTGAGAATGGTAATTTGGTTTTTCAATCAAACATAATGGCCATGTTTTATACCATCTCTACAATATGAGTTGTTAAAAAGAAATGGTTTTAAGCTTAATACTTTAGTCTATAACTCTTCTCTGGTGACTTTTTTTTCAATGAGATGCACACGTAACGTCGTGtattattgaaaaaaattcaaaatctaacGGTGGAGTTTATATCTAATATTTAATCTAAGTGCTACGTTGTCACTTAAGAATCTGAATATGATTTCATAGATTCACTTAAGCAAAAGACATGTTCATTCTTTGAAGAGTTGTGTTGTTTCAGGAACTTGACTATTGTATcttttcataataaaatttgtatattttcagTAATTTAACCATtgaacttttgataaaaaaaaaaccattgaactattttataatagaaaactttttaaaaatttatatatggactcttcttcattcttctgCTCACCATAGTTCTTTCATAATTTACTATTTGTTGGAATATATCTTTAAATTCGAATCTTATGCTCTTTACGCATCCAATAAATCAAGGTTTGTCACATTTTCACTTATAAAACTAATTGTGTGTCTTGGAATTCATTTTCATATTCTAAATGAATTTTTATGTGACTAGCCTGGTTGTTGAAAAAGTTGAAGCCAATACCCGATGTGTTGTTTGTGTGATTTTAAGTGAGGGAAAGTTTCTCACATATGTATTTGACTCAATCATACTACTTTTTTCCCAAGGAAGATGGACTAAACTGGAATCTCCTTACAATGGTTTCTTATGTTATTAGATtagcttggtgaactccattgCCACTATAAAGGGTGGCGCACATGTTGATTGTATCACCACTCAGATCACAGACTACGTTGTAGGTACCCTTAAAAAAGTAAGATTGACCAAACTGAAAGTGCTAGCACCATTTGATAGTTACTTTTAAGGTATAAACAACTGCCACATAGGAAgcgatttttttaattaatacaaaatacaagttataactatttaaaagatctttaattaatatataggggatattcaATGTTTTGTAGTCTCttgtaattaaattttgtacCGCATACCTTTCAAATCAAAAGAGTGAAATACAAATGTTAACTAAAGTACTAAATATTGGTATATGTTAagactttatatatatacacataattttttgtttactgATTCTGGTTTTGGTTTATGTGCTTATGATCTATCATAATGATTCCTCTTTTGAAGCCACATATGATTTGATCATTCTTCGgtgcctttttattttttttcctttttaactgTTGTCTTTTTTATTAATCTCAGGTTAATTCATTATCTTcacatttcatatttattttctagGTTAGATCTAATCATTGGTCAGTTTAATGTCACAGATTTATTTCA
This region of Brassica napus cultivar Da-Ae chromosome C5, Da-Ae, whole genome shotgun sequence genomic DNA includes:
- the LOC106390125 gene encoding receptor for activated C kinase 1C gives rise to the protein MAEGLVLKGTMRAHTDMVTAIATPIDNSDIIVTSSRDKSIILWKLTKDDKSYGVAQRRLTGHSHFVEDVVLSSDGQFALSGSWDGELRLWDLATGVSTRRFVGHTKDVLSVAFSVDNRQIVSASRDRTIKLWNTLGECKYTISEADGHKDWISCVRFSPNTLVPTIVSASWDKTVKVWNLQNCKLKSSLAGHLGYLNTVAVSPDGSLCASGGKDGVILLWDLAEGKKLYSLEGGSIIHSLCFSPNRYWLCAATESSIKIWDLESKTVVDELKVDLKAEAEKDGGAGTGNQKKVNYCTSLNWSADGSTLFSGYTDGVVRVWGIGRY